Sequence from the Bos indicus x Bos taurus breed Angus x Brahman F1 hybrid chromosome 16, Bos_hybrid_MaternalHap_v2.0, whole genome shotgun sequence genome:
GGCTCCGAGGCGCGCCTCAGCCTCGCCACCTTCCTGCTGGGCGCCTCGGTGCTCGCGCTGCCGCTGCTCACGCGCGCCGGCCTGCAGGGCCGCACCGGGCTGGCGCTCTACGTGGCCGGGCTCAacgcgttgctgctgctgctctaccGGCCGCCGCGGTACCAGGTGCGGGCCGGGCCGAGGgccggggcggggctgggggccgggCGGGCTGGGCGTCGCGAATGGGCACTGTATCCAGCCGGGGTCTAGGTCCAGGTCGGCCGACAGCGCGGCCCGCGAGAGGGGCTGCCTCCTCCGGCCGTGTTCTTAAGCAGTTGCGAGTTCAGGCGGCGGGAGGGCGCCCTCCCCGTCAGTCCTGGGGGGCGTGGGGTGCGGGCCCCCTCCGCCCGGCGGAGTGGGTGGAAAATTGCAGTTGGCGCGGTTCAGCAGCTGCGGCAGATGAGCGCGTGGGGTGGGAGTGAGCGGGCCCACGAGTTCTTTTATGTAATTTGAGGTGTGGAGAACTACCTACCTACTGTCAAGTCTGAGGTCAGAGGCCCCCGCAGTAACGTGGAAGGGGCTGGGCGCGGAGTCCTGGCTGTCCCGACTGGATTCGCTGCGTGGACTTGGGAGAATCCGGCCAATACGCTAGGTTTACGCTGTTTTCCCACAGCCCTGAATAATAACAATCCTAATAGTAATGGTAGCTAAAAACTTCTATAGCACTTCCTCTTAAGTACTTTACATGGGTCATTCTCACAGGAGTCCTCAAAGGTAGGTACTGTGGTCATCCCCATGTGTAGATGGAGAAGCCCAggtgcagagaggttaagtaacttggccTAAGGCCACAGAGAGAGGTGAGTTTGGGATTAAGTCCAGGCAGCCCTGCTTCACCCCTTTAACCTCTGAGCAagtcgactcaatggacttggtgGTGGCCTACTTAGGCCAGGAAGTAGGACATATGCTCTGAACAGCCAGGTGACTGAGCCTCTTTTGGGTCCGTTTCAGATAGCCATCCGAGCCTGTTTCCTTGGCTTTGTGTTTGGCTGTGGAGTGCTGCTAAGTTTTAGCCAGTCTTCCTGGAATCACTTTGGCTGGTAAGAAGTGCTTTGGGAACCATAGTTGTGAGTCAAGGGTGGGTGGATCAGAGGGTCGGTAGTGATGGTCCCGCGTCCCTGGCTGGCTGAAGGCTAGTGAGGGTTCTGAGGGATTGAGGCCTCTAGCTTCCTAGATTCCTGCATCCTGGACCTCGCAGGTAGAAGCAGGTCTCTCGTGGCATCCTCCCCGTAGGTGTCCTCATCCACCGCACCTTCAGTAATGTGACCAGCCCTTCCCAGAAAGAGGGTCTTGGTCCTCAGTGACAGGAAGGGGCAAGGCTCTGGCTCGTCTTCACAGGCCTTTTCCGTCTCTAATTTCTATTAGGTCACATCTAATGCTTCCCCCACGGCCTGTGTAGGATTTTCCCTACACTATGATTTCAGTCCCTTGAGCCTTCTAGTCCCTGACCTGGATATGAACCAGTGGCTTCCAGGTAAAAAGCTTTATCTCCTATTGTCGATACTCTGAGCCATCTAATCTTCCTTTGCTggaattatttcagttttttggaTTTTTGTATTCGACATACATCACTACTTTATTTTGATACTTCCCCCCTTCCATGTTTTACTGTGtgtaatgtcattttttttttaaggcagaaggCCCATAATGCCTTCCTaacctatgtttttcttttttttcccctcctcctgtGATATTCAAAGACGTAGTCCCTTTACAACCCCACTTGCTGCAAACCTCGGGAGTAAGGTGGGTGCCTGTGCCTGATATCCACTCTCAGGTGACAAGAGAATATCATCAGATAATTCAGGGACAGTTCAGAACAAATCAGCGCTTGGACCTATGGCTAACTTAATTCTCTTGCCTCAACTTACCttatgttctttttgttttaaaataggtATATGTGCTCCCTGTCATTGTTCCACTATTCTGAATATTTAGTCACAGCAGTCAATAACCCCAAGAGCCTGTCCTTGGATTCCTTTCTCCTGAATCACAGCCTGGAGTACACAGTCGCGGCCCTTTCTTCTTGGATAGAGTTCACACTTGAGAATATCTTCTGGCCAGGTCAGTGTGTCCTGCCCTTCCTCTCCAGGGGAGATGGGCGGCTTCCACGGGGGCCTGAGGACAGTGGCCTGGCTTCACCTCCCAGGTCTAATCTCTCTGAGTGATTTTCCCCAGATCTGTATCCTCACTAAGCTCTTTATAAAGGGCGAGCTTCGCCTGTGAATTCCATCTCTGGATTTTGAATGGGGGACATGTTGACCTTTCACTTTAAGCCCTGTGAGACATAGTTTGCACCATCTAACATGAAGTTTCAGCCTCTGATAGCTGTAACCCAGTTTTATAATCAGGGGGTCTGGATCTGTTCATTTTCTGCGACTTGAgaaatttcatatgaaaatgTTTACTAGCAAAAACCACTGCATCTGGTAGCTACTCTGACGTTGAACTTTGTGCAACAACTTAAATAACATACATCTAGTTCCTCAGATTCAGTAGAGGGCCAAGGTGGGAAATGCTGAGCCTTCTTTGTTTCACTTAGCTGCTCTTGTCCCCAGAGGAAGGATGGGAGCCCATCAGCTCTTTTCTCAATGCTCTAACTGGACTGTTGGTGCTTCAGAGTAACTGGATGAACAGCACAGCTTTGGGGGCTGTGTTTTGCTTATCATTAAGCTTCAGTGTGATCACCGATGCTgacctcccacccccagcatgTTTTCTAGTGCCCCAGTCTTTGGAAATAGGTTAATTTTAAGTCTCAGAGGGAGAGCTCAGTGGTCCAGGGTCTTCACTCCCCCTTTGTCACCATCTCTGTCCTGCAGAACTGAAGCAGATCACCTGGATCAGCGCCATGGGGCTGCTGATGGTAGTATTTGGAGAGTGTCTGAGGAAAGCAGCAATGTTTACAGCTGGTTCCAATTTCAACCACGTGGTGCAGAATGAAAAGTCAGAAACCCATACTCTGGTGACCAGCGGAGTATACGCTTGGTTCCGGCATCCGTCTTACGTCGGGTGGTTTTACTGGAGTATTGGAACCCAGGTATGGTGTCAGAATCAATGCCATTCccctttaaagtttttaaaaataatatcttaaatCGACAGATAATTCAAATACCGTAAAACACCATTTCAGGGTGTACGATTCAGTGGATTTTAGTGTATTTACAAATAATTCAAATACTGTGAAATTCACCATTTCAGAGTATACGATTCAGTGGATTTCAGTGTATTTACAAAGTTGTTGGTTCTCCcccaccttttctttttaaaatattgtgtttatttatttatttattggtggtGCCGTGTGGCCTGTGGGACCAGGGGTTCCTTGACCagggtcgaacctgggccctAGACAAtaaaagcagagtcctaaccactggaccaccagagaattacCTGTT
This genomic interval carries:
- the ICMT gene encoding protein-S-isoprenylcysteine O-methyltransferase; amino-acid sequence: MAGCAARAPPGSEARLSLATFLLGASVLALPLLTRAGLQGRTGLALYVAGLNALLLLLYRPPRYQIAIRACFLGFVFGCGVLLSFSQSSWNHFGWYMCSLSLFHYSEYLVTAVNNPKSLSLDSFLLNHSLEYTVAALSSWIEFTLENIFWPELKQITWISAMGLLMVVFGECLRKAAMFTAGSNFNHVVQNEKSETHTLVTSGVYAWFRHPSYVGWFYWSIGTQVMLCNPICGVSYALTVWRFFRDRTEEEEISLIHFFGEEYLEYKKRVPTGLPFIKGVKVEL